One Bombus huntii isolate Logan2020A chromosome 12, iyBomHunt1.1, whole genome shotgun sequence DNA segment encodes these proteins:
- the LOC126871798 gene encoding DNA-binding protein P3A2 isoform X2 yields the protein MVSLPNAEPGTMDRISDDDDDEPSSGSETYEEGDLLTAAMDDDVTAQLAAAGPVGVAAAAAIVSAKKRKRPHSFETNPSIRKRQQNRLLRKLRQTIDEFATRVGQQAVVLVATPGKPNSSYKVFGAKPLEDVVKNLRNVIMEELESALAQQAPPPVQDDPSLYELPPLIIDGIPTPVEKMTQAQLRAFIPLMLKYSTGRGKPGWGRDSTRPPWWPKELPWANVRMDARSEDEKQKISWTHALRQIVINCYKFHGREDLLPAFSEEDDKSNVLIQQSTPHSSSHPSHSSGQGQGGQSQQQQQTVGVVRLSSTDSSKGNSSPAQIIAASPTTLATATQMTAQYPTAVLQTITNPDGTVSIIQVDPSNPIITLPDGTTAQVQGVATIHTSQGEVQALAEVAGSGEGTSVAVDLNSVTEATLGQDGQIILTGEDGHGYPVSVSGVITVPVSASMYQTMVANIQSDGTMQVVTPMVQVPKVEPGNGEASIEAVTIQGHPMTMINAAGEHQVLQVISLKDANVLTKAMQAEVVKDEDSQQQQTVSSPE from the exons GCCCTGTTGGCGTAGCTGCCGCCGCGGCTATTGTCTCAGCAAAAAAGAGGAAACGACCTCATAGCTTTGAAACAAATCCCAGCATTAGAAAGAGACAGCAAAACAGACTCCTAAGAAAACTTAGA CAAACAATAGATGAGTTTGCAACACGAGTTGGACAACAAGCAGTAGTATTAGTAGCTACACCAGGAAAGCCAAACAGTAGTTATAAAGTATTTGGAGCAAAACCGTTAGAGGATGTagtaaaaaatttaagaaatgttATAATGGAAGAACTTGAAAGTGCGCTCGCACAACAAGCTCCGCCACCAGTACAAGACGATCCATCTTTATATGAATTACCACCTCTTATAATAGATGGCATACCAACACCTGTGGAAAAAATGACACAAGCTCAACTCAGAGCATTCATCCCTTTAATGTTAAAGTATTCTACAGGCAGAGGTAAACCTGGTTGGGGAAGAGATAGTACACGGCCACCATGGTGGCCAAAAGAACTTCCTTGGGCAAATGTGCGTATGGATGCAAGGTCTGAAGACGAGAAACAGAAG atttcttgGACACATGCGTTAAGACAAATTGTAATAAactgttataaatttcatGGAAGAGAAGATCTTCTACCTGCATTCAGTGAAGAGGATGATAAATCAAATGTACTGATACAACAATCGACTCCTCATTCCTCGTCGCATCCGTCACATTCATCCGGTCAAGGGCAAGGTGGACAATcgcagcaacaacagcagaCGGTGGGAGTTGTTCGCCTCAGCAGCACGGATTCATCTAAGGGAAACTCTTCGCCAGCACAAATCATTGCCGCGTCTCCTACAACTCTTGCCACTGCCACTCAG ATGACGGCTCAATATCCGACGGCAGTTTTACAAACAATAACGAATCCTGATGGCACTGTATCAATCATCCAAGTTGATCCTAGTAACCCAATAATTACGCTACCAGATGGTACAACAGCTCAGGTTCAAggtgtagctact ATCCATACAAGTCAAGGAGAAGTGCAAGCACTTGCTGAAGTAGCAGGCAGTGGGGAAGGTACTAGTGTCGCTGTCGATTTAAACAGCGTTACAGAAGCAACATTAGGTCAAGATGGTCAAATCATTCTCACAGGAGAAGATGGACACG GCTATCCTGTTTCCGTCTCAGGAGTGATAACAGTACCAGTATCTGCTAGTATGTATCAAACTATGGTTGCCAATATTCAAAGTGATGGTACGATGCAAGTAGTCACACCAATGGTTCAAGTCCCAAAGGTTGAGCCTGGAAATGGGGAAGCTAGCATTGAAGCTGTCACTATTCAAGGGCATCCTATGACAATGATAAATGCCGCAGGTGAACATCAAGTTCTTCAAGTAATATCATTAAAAGATGCTAATGTCCTCACGAAGGCTATGCAAGCCGAAGTTGTAAAAGATGAGGATAGTCAACAACAACAAACCGTCTCTAGTCCAGAATAA
- the LOC126871815 gene encoding cytochrome c oxidase subunit 5A, mitochondrial has translation MLRFVGRQANNIIRNSLLPRATVVSRNVRASHDGPEESEEEFNKQYVNYLSRPDLDHWEIRRVFNKLAGLDLVPDPVVICAALRACRKLNDFALAIRILEMVKDKCGSKLKEIYPYILQEIRPTLDELGINTPEELGYDKPELALQSIDDIH, from the exons ATGTTACGATTTGTGGGAAGACAAGCAAATAATATCATAAGAAATTCTCTACTACCACGCGCTACAGTTGTAAGTCGAAATGTTCGTGCCTCCCACGATGGCCCAGAAGAAAGTGAGGAGGAATTTAATAAGCAATACGTGAATTATCTAAGTCGTCCAGATCTCGATCACTGGGAAATTCGTCGAGTTTTTAACAAATTAGCGG GTTTAGATCTTGTACCAGATCCAGTTGTTATTTGTGCTGCATTAAGGGCTTGCAGGAAACTGAATGATTTTGCTCTTGCTATCAGGATTTTGGAGATGGTAAAGGATAAATGTGGAAGCAAACTTAAAGAAATTTATCCTTACATTTTACAAGAAATCAGACCTACATTAGATGAATTAGGTATCAATACCCCAGAAGAGCTTGGTTATGATAAGCCTGAATTAGCGCTTCAATCCATTGATGATATACattaa
- the LOC126871812 gene encoding SPRY domain-containing SOCS box protein 3-like, with protein sequence MYFEYNPTWPYARFCNCTSLTNCRCGENNVHEWTWNKENDTSTIVLSENNLKVKFHNGYSYGTAAVRGTNVLEKGRHHYWEVKMLSCIYGTDIMVGVGTSNVNLNSAQDYFCSFLGRDKESFGFSYHGYIQHAGIKRDYGTCFGQGSLVGVYLDTWRGTLEFFLNRKPLGIAFTGLKNFALYPMVCSTAAHSTMKLTHSCSVPASLSVSCLSVLKSSHRAYLSTMIPGLRYLTQSIFADILKIHSNRNDENEKDEPQFPTDHVILDDFDFVLVGMSIKRRKMCR encoded by the exons ATGTATTTCGAGTATAACCCTACATGGCCGTATGCAAGGTTCTGTAATTGTACTTCACTGACTAACTGTCGTTGCGGAGAAAATAATG TGCATGAATGGACATGGAACAAAGAAAATGATACATCTACTATCGTTttatctgaaaataatttaaaagttaAATTTCACAATGGCTATAGTTATGGTACAGCAGCTGTGAGAGGTACAAACGTATTAGAAAAAGGCAGGCATCATTATTGGGAAGTTAAAATGCTTTCTTGTATTTATGGAACCGATATT ATGGTTGGAGTTGGTACAAGTAATGTGAATTTAAATAGTGCACAGGATTACTTCTGTTCCTTTCTTGGGCGTGATAAAGAATCTTTTGGTTTTTCTTACCATGGATATATACAACATGCTGGTATAAAACGTGATTATGGCACTTGTTTCGGGCAAGGTAGCTTGGTAGGGGTATACTTGGATACATGGAGAGGCACCCTAGAATTTTTTCTTAACAGGAAGCCACTAG GTATTGCTTTTActggattaaagaattttgcgTTATATCCTATGGTGTGTTCCACAGCTGCACACAGTACGATGAAATTGACTCATAGCTGTTCTGTGCCAGCTTCTTTATCAGTATCTTGTTTGTCAGTATTAAAATCATCACATAGAGCATATTTATCAACTATGATTCCTGGATTACGGTACCTTACTCAGAGCATTTTTGcagatatattaaaaattcactCAA ACAGAAACGATGAGAATGAGAAGGATGAACCCCAATTTCCAACAGATCATGTAATTCTAGATGACTTTGACTTTGTACTAGTGGGTATGAGTATAAAAAGGAGGAAAATGTGTAGGTGA
- the LOC126871807 gene encoding N-glycosylase/DNA lyase gives MHENEVRTKHGKIACLSSELDLGITLKGGQSFRWFNYNNGFRGVFGGYVWTLTQHDNYLFYNVQGPLVDSKNYDTILSDYFRLNECLKDLCEKWTAADPHFKESLNKTNGVRILNQDVVENVFSFICSSNNNIQRISGMVEKLCMFFGEKICSIEGKDYYKFPSIEALASKDVESKLREEKFGYRAEYIVNTAMHLIDLGGKQWLSNLHKKNNTSYAKAREQLIILPGIGPKVADCVCLMSLGHLEAIPVDTHIFQIARARYLPHLKQYKTVTPKIHEEISNYLRELWGPLAGWAQALVFCAKINDISARTRSRIKRNSTSSMLRNLKKF, from the exons ATGCACGAAAATGAAGTGAGAACAAAGCATGGTAAAATCGCTTGCTTGTCGTCGGAATTAGATTTAGGCATTACGTTAAAAGGCGGTCAAAGTTTCAG atGGTTTAATTACAATAATGGATTTAGAGGAGTCTTTGGTGGATATGTTTGGACTCTTACGCAACATGATAATTATCTATTCTACAATGTACAAGGCCCACTAGTAGATTCTAAAAATTATGACACGATTCTGTCTGACTACTTCAGATTGAACGAGTGTTTAAAAGACCTGTGCGAAAAATGGACTGCTGCGGATCCACATTTTAAAGAAtcgttaaataaaacaaatggTGTTAGAATACTAAATCAAGATGTTGTTGAAAATGTGTTTTCTTTTATATGTAgttctaacaacaatatccAAAG GATATCAGGAATGgtagaaaaattatgtatGTTCTTTGGTGAAAAAATTTGCTCAATCGAAGGCAAAGATTATTACAAGTTTCCATCTATTGAGGCATTAGCAAGTAAAGATGTTGAAAGTAAAttaagagaagaaaaatttggATATCGTGCAGaatatatagtaaatacaGCAATGCATTTGATAGATCTTGGTGGAAAACAATGGCTTTCAAATTTACACAAAAAGAACAATACATCATATGCTAAAGCTAGGGAACAACTAATTATTCTTCCTGGGATTGGTCCAAAAGTTGCAGATTGTGTATGTTTAATGTCATTAGGTCACTTAGAGGCTATTCCTGTAGACACTCATATCTTCCAAATAGCTAGGGCAAGGTATTTACCTcatttaaaacaatataaaactGTCACCCCAAAAATTCATGAAGAAATTAGTAACTATTTACGCGAATTATGGGGTCCTTTAGCTGGATGGGCTCAAGCTCTTGTCTTTTGTGCAAAAATTAATGATATTTCTGCTCGTACCAGATCGCGTATCAAGCGAAATAGTACAAGTAGCATGTTACGAAATcttaagaaattttaa